In Aureibaculum algae, the following are encoded in one genomic region:
- a CDS encoding SIMPL domain-containing protein (The SIMPL domain is named for its presence in mouse protein SIMPL (signalling molecule that associates with mouse pelle-like kinase). Bacterial member BP26, from Brucella, was shown to assemble into a channel-like structure, while YggE from E. coli has been associated with resistance to oxidative stress.) codes for MNKTIEVSGSVKLERKIVKYRAKISIEVTQNPYGDEEITDLAEIKNQYYLALVENGIDVTKFEEDTFEFRTYNYQGEGTMLKYECTSQKEISQLLDIKVPGIYVNLLECKYVIDDQLYDEMTEAALVDARLRANNIASKIDKKVGDIVSLVDNRVLNNYWTTFNSYDEFFELKVIFEIE; via the coding sequence ATGAATAAAACAATAGAAGTAAGTGGATCTGTTAAACTAGAGCGGAAAATTGTTAAATATAGAGCTAAAATAAGCATAGAAGTTACCCAAAATCCTTACGGAGATGAAGAGATTACTGATTTAGCTGAGATAAAAAATCAATATTATCTAGCATTGGTAGAAAATGGTATTGATGTTACTAAATTTGAAGAAGATACATTTGAATTTAGAACATACAATTATCAAGGAGAAGGTACCATGCTAAAATATGAATGTACTTCACAAAAAGAAATTTCACAATTACTAGATATAAAAGTTCCAGGTATTTATGTTAACTTATTAGAATGTAAATATGTAATTGATGATCAATTATATGATGAAATGACAGAAGCAGCTTTGGTCGATGCTCGATTAAGGGCTAACAACATTGCCTCTAAAATTGATAAAAAAGTTGGGGACATTGTTTCTTTAGTAGATAATAGAGTACTTAATAATTATTGGACAACCTTTAATTCTTATGATGAATTTTTTGAGCTCAAAGTAATATTTGAAATAGAGTAG
- a CDS encoding aminotransferase class IV — MINYNGTISKTPPTLSINNRAFKYGDGLFETIKVIDSNVIFLEDHYFRLMASMRMLRMKIDMQFTLEFFEQEILKTAAANNLSNARIRFTINRKDGGLYLPSTNNTHFLVEANPLSVSLKKNYEIDLFKDYYVYSGILSTLKTNNKVLNVVGSIYADENGLDNCVLLNEKKQVVEALNANIFLVKGKHIVTPPLSEGCLKGVFRKNLLELISKDDTLTIEEKVISPFELQKTDEIFLTNAIVGIQPVSKYRKKEFTSEIAFYLRDKMNL; from the coding sequence ATGATAAATTATAACGGTACAATTTCTAAAACACCTCCTACTTTAAGTATCAATAATAGAGCCTTTAAATATGGAGATGGTTTGTTTGAAACTATAAAAGTAATAGATAGTAATGTGATTTTTTTAGAAGATCATTACTTTAGATTAATGGCTTCTATGCGTATGTTACGGATGAAAATTGACATGCAATTTACCTTAGAGTTTTTTGAACAAGAAATTTTAAAAACCGCTGCTGCAAATAATTTATCTAATGCTAGAATACGTTTTACAATTAATAGAAAAGACGGTGGACTGTACCTACCCAGTACTAATAACACTCATTTTTTAGTGGAAGCAAATCCACTTTCTGTATCACTTAAAAAGAATTACGAAATTGATCTCTTTAAAGATTATTACGTGTATTCTGGAATTTTGTCAACTTTAAAAACAAATAACAAGGTATTAAACGTTGTTGGTAGTATTTATGCGGACGAAAACGGATTGGATAACTGTGTGTTGCTAAATGAGAAGAAGCAAGTAGTAGAAGCTCTAAATGCCAATATTTTTCTGGTAAAAGGAAAGCATATTGTTACTCCTCCCCTTTCAGAAGGATGTTTAAAAGGTGTTTTTAGAAAAAACTTACTAGAATTAATCTCAAAAGATGATACGCTAACCATTGAAGAAAAAGTAATATCTCCTTTTGAACTCCAAAAAACTGATGAAATCTTTTTAACGAATGCTATTGTGGGCATCCAACCAGTTAGTAAGTATAGAAAAAAAGAATTTACATCTGAAATTGCATTCTATTTAAGAGATAAAATGAATCTTTAA
- a CDS encoding START-like domain-containing protein, translating to MADKVKYSIEFIMHSSPAFLYQYLSTPDGLSEWFADNVNSRSDVYTFLWDGSEEQAKRLSYKTNERIKYKWLTDEEEGTFFEFKIVVDDLTSDVSLIVTDFADDDEVDEGKMFWENQISELKQTIGA from the coding sequence ATGGCCGACAAAGTAAAATATAGTATAGAGTTTATCATGCACTCTTCACCTGCATTTTTATATCAGTATCTATCAACACCAGACGGATTAAGCGAATGGTTTGCCGATAATGTAAATTCAAGAAGTGATGTATACACCTTTCTTTGGGATGGTTCAGAAGAACAAGCCAAAAGATTGTCTTATAAAACCAATGAGCGAATTAAATATAAATGGTTGACAGATGAAGAAGAAGGTACCTTTTTTGAATTTAAAATAGTTGTTGATGATTTGACCTCTGATGTCTCTTTAATTGTTACTGATTTTGCAGATGACGACGAAGTTGACGAAGGAAAAATGTTTTGGGAAAACCAAATTTCTGAGCTAAAACAAACTATTGGAGCATAA
- a CDS encoding SIMPL domain-containing protein (The SIMPL domain is named for its presence in mouse protein SIMPL (signalling molecule that associates with mouse pelle-like kinase). Bacterial member BP26, from Brucella, was shown to assemble into a channel-like structure, while YggE from E. coli has been associated with resistance to oxidative stress.) — MRKLIIAVLLLIVANTFAQDQASTKNTISVSSNVRFKKEVKAFRIKLIMGLDQMGYGNNECNTLDELKKKYFDKLKEKGIDPNKLEEKKIEYLSMYYQREGTVYYYEASTEEEVSKVLSARINGITNNGLEYKMQLDDATYDNLIEKAIIQAKDKAKRIATKANKKVGEIAMISDNSYGLEDWVYYSPKDEYLRINVVFELL, encoded by the coding sequence ATGAGAAAATTAATTATCGCTGTTTTATTATTAATCGTTGCAAACACCTTTGCTCAAGACCAAGCCAGTACTAAAAACACAATAAGTGTAAGTAGTAATGTAAGGTTTAAGAAAGAGGTAAAAGCGTTCAGAATAAAATTGATCATGGGCTTAGACCAAATGGGATATGGTAATAACGAATGCAATACGTTAGATGAGTTAAAAAAGAAGTACTTCGATAAACTCAAAGAGAAAGGAATTGATCCCAATAAACTTGAAGAGAAAAAAATTGAGTATTTAAGCATGTATTATCAAAGAGAAGGTACTGTTTATTATTACGAGGCAAGTACTGAAGAAGAAGTCTCTAAGGTTTTAAGTGCAAGAATCAATGGTATTACTAACAATGGGTTAGAATATAAAATGCAATTGGATGATGCTACTTATGACAATTTGATAGAAAAAGCTATTATTCAAGCTAAAGATAAAGCCAAAAGAATTGCAACAAAAGCGAATAAAAAAGTTGGGGAAATTGCTATGATTTCAGATAATTCTTATGGTTTAGAAGATTGGGTATATTATTCACCCAAAGATGAATATTTAAGAATTAACGTCGTTTTTGAATTATTATAA
- a CDS encoding response regulator, protein MTLARKYKLIVADDHKMFLDGLLSIIANESDFEIVMTANSGQNVIKYLDNCEGKDVDLVVTDINMPDVTGIELNKHIKAKFPNIRTLIVSMRHDSKTIHRLTEDQVDGYVPKNAEKGELILAIETILKGEKYFSESIKKAYMDSMFNKEKDVITSLTKREKEVLKLIAEEHTTQEIADKFFLSKHTIEGYRKNLISKLEVRNLAGLTKYAIQLGLLD, encoded by the coding sequence ATGACATTAGCAAGAAAGTATAAATTAATTGTAGCAGACGATCACAAAATGTTTTTAGATGGTTTGCTAAGTATTATTGCAAATGAATCAGATTTTGAAATCGTGATGACGGCAAATAGTGGTCAGAATGTTATTAAATACCTTGATAATTGTGAAGGTAAAGATGTTGATTTGGTGGTAACGGATATTAATATGCCTGATGTTACAGGAATTGAATTAAATAAACATATTAAAGCTAAGTTTCCTAATATTAGAACCTTGATAGTAAGCATGCGACACGATTCTAAGACAATACATAGATTAACAGAAGATCAAGTAGATGGATATGTTCCTAAAAATGCCGAAAAAGGAGAATTAATTCTAGCAATTGAAACCATATTAAAAGGAGAAAAGTATTTTTCTGAAAGCATCAAAAAAGCATATATGGACAGTATGTTTAATAAGGAAAAAGATGTTATTACTAGTCTAACAAAGAGAGAAAAAGAAGTGCTGAAGTTAATTGCTGAAGAACACACTACACAAGAAATAGCGGATAAATTTTTTTTAAGTAAGCACACGATTGAAGGCTATAGAAAAAATTTGATCTCAAAATTAGAAGTCCGCAACCTTGCAGGTTTAACGAAGTACGCTATACAGTTAGGCTTGTTGGATTAA